One genomic region from Carettochelys insculpta isolate YL-2023 chromosome 4, ASM3395843v1, whole genome shotgun sequence encodes:
- the CYTL1 gene encoding cytokine-like protein 1 — translation MKMLLSLVVLLSVFLLVSSAPPTCYSRILSLSKEIMASFKNLQKTQPVHPCVEMLPKLYLDIHNYCVLAKLRIFVGYPVCQRVPQVSALKEKIRSLYTIMISFCRRDLVFLTDDCDALENPVLSSTDPSVVQS, via the exons ATGAAGATGCTGCTGAGTTTGGTTGTTCTGCtctctgtgtttctgttggttaGTTCAGCTCCTCCAACGTGCTACTCACGGATTCTCTCTTTGAGCAAAGAAATCATGGCATCATTTAAGAATTTACAGAAGACTCAACCTGTG CACCCCTGTGTGGAAATGCTGCCCAAGCTCTACTTAGACATACAT AATTATTGTGTGTTGGCAAAACTCCGCATCTTTGTGGGGTACCCTGTGTGCCAAAGAGTGCCGCAAGTGAGTGCTCTGAAGGAAAAGATCCGGAGCCTGTACACCATCATGATCTCCTTCTGCAGGAGG GACTTAGTGTTCCTTACGGACGATTGTGATGCTCTGGAAAACCCTGTCCTGTCTTCTACTGATCCCTCTGTCGTTCAGAGTTAA